The DNA sequence AATTAGGATTGGCTTTGACTGCTTCTTCTGCCTCTTGTATGGCTTTTTCGGTTTTCCCCTCTGTCCAGTATAGCCTGGAGAGAGAGCGACGAGCTTCAGCCAAATCTTGGTCAAGAGCCAAGGCTTTTAGTCCAGCTTTTTCAGCTTTTTCCAGCCAGGATTTCTTTGGGTCGACCCGAAACATCACATAACTGGAATAACAGTCTGATAACCCCGCATAAGCTAAAGCAAAACTGGAATCAACTTCCAGAGCTTTCTCGAACATCCTGGTTGCCAGTTCAAGGTTCTCTTTACTATCAGCTCCTCTGAAATAATATTGCCGTCCCTGCAGGTAATAGTTGTAAGCCTGAACATTCAGGGTTGGTTTCTTTTCAATCATTGCTAATTCTGGCGGAGCAAGGGCAACCTTCAATGCCTGAGCTACCGACTTGGCCACGTCTGCCTGAATAGCAAACAAATCCTCCATTTGCCTGTCGTAGCTTTCTGCCCAGACGTGGAATCCATCACTGGCTTTAATCAACTGACAGGCAATTCTGATTTTATCTCCATATTTGCGGACAGAACCTTCCATCACATAGTTAACCTTTAACTTGTCCGCTACCTCTCTAGGCTTGACCGTCTTACCTTTGAACTCCTCAACATCGCTTCTGGAAAGTACTCGCAAACCGCCAATCTTGGATAGCTGGGTGATAATATCTTCAGTCATACCAGCGGCAAAATATTCATCCCCTTTGTTTTCAGAGAGATTTTGTAAATACAAAACTGCTATACTAGGTTTGCCAGAAACAGTAGTTGGCTCTTTTTGTTTCAAAAACGCAAAGTAAACTATTATCAGAATTAAAATTCCCAATACTCCAATCAACAATCGAATAGTCTTCCTTTTAACTACCTTCGGAGGCTCGGCTGGCTGAGTCGTCACGGCAGTTTTAACATACTCCAAGCTCTTCCTCTCTCTTCTCAAATCTGCTAATAATTCATCAGCGTGCTGATACCTCTCCTCTTTGTCTTTTGCCAAAGCTTTGAAAACCATATCTTCTAACTTGGCTGAAACCTGATTGTTGTATCGAACTACCGGCTGTGGATATTCATTGATTATAGAGTAAATAACAGCGGCTTGGTGCTCACCAGCGAAAGGCAACTTCCCAGTCAAAAGCTCATATAAGATGACTCCAAAGGAAAAAATATCACTCCTCTGATCAACTTCCTCACCCTGAGCCTGCTCTGGTGACATATAAGCAAGGGTGCCTAAGGTCGAGCCAGTCTGAGTCAGCTTGGTTGCTCCCTTCAGCTTTGCCAGACCAAAGTCCATTATCTTGACTTGACCTCTGAATGTAACCATTATATTGTCCGATTTGATATCCCGATGCACTA is a window from the Candidatus Zixiibacteriota bacterium genome containing:
- a CDS encoding protein kinase, translated to MIGKTISHYKILEKLGEGGMGVVYKAQDIKLQRLVALKFLPPHVAENPEEKARFIQEAQSASALNHPNVTTIHGIEESPEGLFIAMEYIEGKTLKRIVEEETLSIKKVLDIGIQTCEGLALAHEKGIVHRDIKSDNIMVTFRGQVKIMDFGLAKLKGATKLTQTGSTLGTLAYMSPEQAQGEEVDQRSDIFSFGVILYELLTGKLPFAGEHQAAVIYSIINEYPQPVVRYNNQVSAKLEDMVFKALAKDKEERYQHADELLADLRRERKSLEYVKTAVTTQPAEPPKVVKRKTIRLLIGVLGILILIIVYFAFLKQKEPTTVSGKPSIAVLYLQNLSENKGDEYFAAGMTEDIITQLSKIGGLRVLSRSDVEEFKGKTVKPREVADKLKVNYVMEGSVRKYGDKIRIACQLIKASDGFHVWAESYDRQMEDLFAIQADVAKSVAQALKVALAPPELAMIEKKPTLNVQAYNYYLQGRQYYFRGADSKENLELATRMFEKALEVDSSFALAYAGLSDCYSSYVMFRVDPKKSWLEKAEKAGLKALALDQDLAEARRSLSRLYWTEGKTEKAIQEAEEAVKANPNYGEAWRLLGEWYTQTGQYPKAESAFMRALEVKPTESSLFQAIIELYSAWEKKEKVGEYFNKGLEIQPTSMFAYSAMIGWYIRWGELEEAKRMVYKALNIYPREDWALFNLMQIYLLSGETDSSSFYLSKARREKPDWDYFVETAYLALMRGNKKQAEIYLDSCIQFNQPLVKEFEGLPEEYQSRLRIGLAYALKGESRKALEQAERVRSGLGESLFSMEWAYDRGIVRPLSFVYSLTGQKQEAVRMLDFLVKNNIITPAYIKLHPWYKNLAGYPAFEELMAQKTK